The following coding sequences lie in one Pseudarthrobacter phenanthrenivorans Sphe3 genomic window:
- a CDS encoding alpha/beta fold hydrolase encodes MEIIQDHNGVPAKHGRAFVNGVRLHYSIAGEGEPLFLLHGVPKTSYHWRRVIPLLTPYFTVIAPDLRGLGDSEHPQGGFDMKNMAEDIAQLATHLGYETFYLVGEDWGASTAYQVAAQYPERVKKLVYQEMILPGFGLEDYSFLTKENVSTYVWLWHINFYSVPDFPELLITGKEREYFNYFIKHETHNPQAITPDALDEYVRCYSSPGGLRSMFAIYRATLEDAEQNREAAKTKLTMPVLAVGSEYFIGADNERQMREVAEDVRGVILPWGHQLAEEDPEALAEAYLQFFKE; translated from the coding sequence ATGGAAATCATTCAGGACCACAACGGAGTGCCGGCCAAGCACGGACGCGCTTTTGTCAATGGAGTCAGGCTTCACTACTCCATCGCTGGCGAAGGTGAACCCCTGTTCCTGCTGCACGGCGTGCCGAAGACCTCCTACCACTGGCGCCGCGTCATCCCGCTGCTGACCCCGTACTTCACCGTAATCGCACCGGACCTCCGCGGCCTGGGCGACTCGGAACACCCACAGGGCGGCTTCGATATGAAGAACATGGCCGAGGACATCGCCCAGCTGGCCACGCACCTGGGCTACGAGACCTTCTACCTGGTCGGAGAAGACTGGGGAGCCTCCACGGCCTACCAGGTCGCCGCGCAGTACCCCGAGCGGGTGAAGAAACTTGTCTACCAGGAGATGATCCTTCCCGGTTTCGGACTCGAGGATTACTCCTTCCTGACAAAGGAAAATGTCAGCACCTACGTGTGGCTCTGGCACATCAACTTTTACAGTGTGCCGGACTTCCCTGAGTTGTTGATCACCGGCAAGGAGCGGGAGTACTTCAACTACTTCATCAAGCACGAGACGCACAACCCACAGGCGATCACCCCTGACGCCCTGGATGAGTACGTCCGCTGCTACTCCTCTCCCGGGGGCCTGCGGAGCATGTTCGCCATTTACCGGGCGACACTCGAGGACGCCGAGCAGAACCGTGAGGCGGCAAAGACAAAACTAACCATGCCGGTCCTGGCTGTGGGAAGCGAGTACTTCATTGGGGCCGACAACGAGCGGCAGATGCGCGAAGTCGCTGAGGATGTGCGGGGCGTCATCCTGCCTTGGGGCCATCAATTGGCAGAAGAGGATCCAGAGGCACTCGCAGAGGCATACCTCCAGTTCTTCAAGGAATAG
- a CDS encoding substrate-binding domain-containing protein, whose protein sequence is MRKSVTAGALALATMASLLSGCASETGSASDGAENPLAQVKAADLVPENIVGLGPNGVKSGTLEDIKLTDDEVNQAKQKKFRVGIVMQTMNIEWSTEQVRGITEQLKKYDAEVVGVADPNFDVQKQVSSIENMIQLKPDAIISIPVDDTATAEAYRKIGAAGIKLIMMDNVPSGLEYPKDYQGMVSSDNQGNGAVCAEALAKYIPEGGTVGVLDFGVDFFVTKERMKGFVDWMKQNRPDIKIKVAEFLDPANSGKDAGNFLTANPDVQGMFTEWEVPAVGIDQALRAQGKTMPITAVNIASDVAADLASGGNIKALSAQVPYDQGLAEADMAVKVLLGGTAPNWLAFPAVPVLQNNVLDAWKQVYHQDPPSQLTEICTSTEGCS, encoded by the coding sequence ATGAGAAAGTCAGTAACCGCCGGGGCCCTTGCCTTGGCCACGATGGCTTCGCTGCTGTCAGGGTGTGCCTCCGAGACCGGGAGTGCGTCTGATGGCGCCGAAAATCCGCTGGCCCAAGTAAAAGCAGCAGACCTGGTGCCCGAGAACATAGTCGGCCTCGGTCCTAACGGCGTGAAGTCCGGGACCCTTGAGGACATCAAGCTCACCGACGACGAAGTCAACCAGGCCAAGCAGAAGAAGTTCAGGGTCGGCATCGTCATGCAGACCATGAACATCGAGTGGTCCACCGAGCAGGTCCGGGGGATCACCGAGCAACTGAAGAAATACGACGCCGAGGTCGTAGGGGTTGCCGATCCCAACTTCGACGTCCAAAAGCAAGTGTCCAGCATCGAGAACATGATCCAGCTGAAGCCGGACGCGATCATCAGCATCCCAGTTGACGACACAGCGACGGCAGAGGCGTACCGCAAGATCGGTGCTGCCGGCATCAAGCTCATCATGATGGATAACGTGCCCTCGGGGCTGGAGTACCCCAAGGACTACCAGGGCATGGTCTCTTCGGACAACCAGGGCAACGGCGCGGTTTGCGCGGAGGCGCTGGCCAAGTACATACCCGAGGGCGGTACGGTCGGCGTCCTCGACTTCGGTGTGGATTTCTTCGTGACGAAGGAACGCATGAAGGGCTTCGTCGACTGGATGAAGCAGAACCGCCCCGACATCAAGATCAAGGTTGCCGAGTTCCTCGATCCGGCTAATTCCGGCAAGGACGCCGGTAACTTCCTTACCGCCAACCCGGATGTCCAGGGAATGTTCACTGAGTGGGAAGTCCCGGCCGTCGGCATCGACCAGGCACTGCGCGCCCAGGGCAAGACGATGCCGATCACCGCGGTCAACATCGCATCTGATGTGGCTGCTGACCTTGCCAGCGGCGGGAACATCAAAGCTCTCAGCGCCCAGGTCCCCTATGACCAGGGGCTCGCCGAGGCCGACATGGCCGTAAAGGTCCTCCTGGGAGGCACCGCTCCCAACTGGCTTGCCTTCCCGGCTGTGCCGGTTCTGCAGAACAACGTCCTCGATGCCTGGAAGCAGGTCTACCACCAGGATCCCCCCAGTCAGCTCACCGAGATTTGCACGTCAACCGAGGGCTGCTCTTAA
- a CDS encoding LacI family DNA-binding transcriptional regulator, whose protein sequence is MAGVVRQQDAEAIPPKSPSPRKPKITDVAKIAGVSYGTVSRVLNNAPDVNAATRERVLQVIKDIGYRRNRAATTLVTSRSTSIGILTDGSPRFGPVGTLMALENTARKKGYSTTVVTVEEPYEDSVQKALDTLDDIGVDGIIVIAPIVSMASAVWSASVRVPVEMIAAGASATPNVFTYSENQELGARLATEHLIELGHTDIAHLAGSSDWFDGRVRKRGWEAALRDAGLPPGLCLEGDWSPKWAYETGLRLVEEGNVPQAIVAASDHTALGAIRAFAEKGVRVPEDVSIVGFDDIEGSDYFLPPLTTVRQDFSTLADASIEVLLGAIDGRAVDRAPSPPTLVVRMSSAPAGSLRN, encoded by the coding sequence GTGGCAGGAGTAGTGAGGCAACAAGACGCCGAGGCAATACCGCCCAAGTCACCTTCGCCCCGCAAGCCGAAAATCACCGATGTTGCAAAGATCGCAGGCGTCTCCTACGGGACCGTATCGCGGGTCCTTAACAATGCCCCGGACGTCAATGCTGCAACCCGTGAAAGGGTGCTGCAGGTCATCAAGGACATCGGGTATCGCCGCAACCGTGCAGCCACCACCCTGGTGACCAGCCGATCGACGTCCATTGGCATTCTCACCGACGGCTCGCCGCGCTTCGGACCGGTAGGGACGCTGATGGCCCTCGAGAACACCGCCCGGAAGAAGGGTTACTCCACTACGGTCGTGACAGTCGAGGAGCCCTACGAGGACTCGGTGCAGAAAGCGTTGGACACGTTGGACGACATCGGCGTGGACGGAATCATCGTCATCGCACCAATCGTGTCAATGGCATCGGCAGTCTGGAGCGCCTCGGTCCGGGTTCCAGTTGAAATGATCGCTGCGGGGGCCTCAGCCACACCAAACGTCTTCACGTACTCCGAAAACCAGGAGTTGGGGGCACGCTTGGCGACCGAGCATCTCATCGAGCTCGGTCACACCGACATTGCCCATCTGGCAGGCTCCTCGGATTGGTTCGATGGCCGCGTCCGCAAGCGGGGCTGGGAGGCTGCCCTCCGGGATGCGGGCCTGCCCCCGGGACTGTGCCTTGAAGGCGACTGGAGTCCGAAATGGGCCTACGAGACGGGCCTGCGCCTGGTTGAGGAGGGCAACGTTCCCCAGGCTATTGTCGCCGCCAGCGATCACACCGCCTTGGGGGCAATCCGGGCCTTTGCCGAAAAAGGTGTGCGCGTCCCGGAGGATGTCAGCATCGTAGGATTCGACGACATTGAGGGATCGGACTACTTCCTGCCTCCCCTGACGACCGTCCGTCAGGATTTCAGCACTCTCGCTGACGCCAGCATCGAAGTTCTCCTGGGCGCAATCGACGGCCGCGCGGTCGATCGCGCCCCAAGCCCGCCTACGCTGGTGGTCCGCATGAGCTCCGCCCCTGCCGGCAGCCTGCGCAATTAG
- a CDS encoding LacI family DNA-binding transcriptional regulator — MAVPPEANEKLPDAPLRRKPTINDVAQVAGVSFGTVSRVLNDAPDVSAATRQRVLQVIKDIGYRRNRAATALVTSRSTSIGILSDGSPRFGPMGTLMALENVARKKGYATTVISVEKPDEESVQAALDTLDDTGVGGIIVIAPLVEMAAAVWNASFRVPVEMIAAGASSTPNVFTYSENQELGSRLATQHLIDLGHTDIAHLAGSMDWFDGRVRKRGWEATLRDAGLKPGLCLEGDWSPRWAYETGLRLVRENRVPQAIFAASDHTALGVIRAFAENGVRVPDDVSIVGFDDIEGSDYFLPPLTTVRQDFNALALMSMEVLLGAMEGRDVDRTPIPPTLVVRNSATRAGQRGDAAAP; from the coding sequence ATGGCGGTTCCCCCTGAGGCGAACGAGAAGCTACCCGATGCTCCGCTGCGCCGGAAGCCCACTATTAACGATGTGGCCCAGGTAGCCGGGGTCTCCTTTGGAACAGTCTCTCGGGTACTCAATGACGCACCGGACGTGAGCGCGGCAACGCGCCAGCGGGTTCTGCAGGTCATCAAGGACATCGGATACCGCCGGAACAGGGCAGCCACCGCGCTGGTCACCAGCCGGTCGACTTCCATCGGCATCCTCTCCGACGGCTCCCCGCGGTTCGGCCCTATGGGGACACTCATGGCCCTTGAGAACGTCGCCCGCAAGAAGGGCTACGCCACAACCGTCATCAGTGTCGAGAAACCCGACGAAGAGTCCGTGCAGGCAGCCCTGGACACCCTGGACGATACCGGCGTGGGGGGAATTATTGTCATTGCCCCTCTGGTGGAGATGGCAGCGGCCGTCTGGAATGCGTCATTCCGTGTGCCGGTGGAGATGATCGCGGCCGGAGCATCATCGACTCCGAACGTCTTCACATATTCCGAAAACCAGGAACTCGGGTCACGGCTGGCCACCCAGCACCTTATCGATCTGGGCCACACGGATATCGCCCACCTCGCCGGCTCCATGGACTGGTTCGACGGACGGGTGCGCAAGCGCGGCTGGGAGGCCACGCTCCGCGATGCCGGGCTCAAGCCCGGGCTGTGCCTGGAAGGTGACTGGAGCCCCCGGTGGGCCTATGAGACCGGCCTCCGGCTCGTCCGGGAAAACAGGGTCCCCCAGGCCATCTTTGCCGCCAGCGACCACACTGCCCTGGGGGTCATACGCGCCTTCGCCGAAAACGGCGTCCGCGTCCCGGACGATGTCAGCATCGTAGGCTTTGACGATATTGAAGGATCGGATTACTTCCTCCCGCCGCTGACCACCGTGCGGCAGGACTTCAACGCCCTGGCGCTTATGAGCATGGAAGTGCTACTTGGGGCGATGGAAGGACGGGACGTGGACCGCACGCCCATCCCACCGACCCTTGTTGTGCGTAACAGCGCCACCCGCGCCGGGCAACGAGGCGACGCCGCGGCCCCATAG
- a CDS encoding substrate-binding domain-containing protein codes for MMIRRLPIVALAAALSLSLASCSSSTTATSNAPDAGVSEKAQQALDKIKGQVLSKGPNGETPSPASVADLTPEEIEKVKGLNAKAAIVMHYGGNDWANAQVNGLKSEFEKLGVKVIATTDANFKPDKQVSDIETVMTQDPDIIVSIPTDPVATASAYKKAAEAGTKLVFMDNIPQGLTAGKDYVSVVSADNYGNGVVSAHQMAKALGGKGKIGLVFHQADFFVTKQRYDGFKETITKEYPDIQIVEEKGIAGPDFAGDAQAAANAMLSKYPDLAGIWAVWDVPAEGVMAAARAAGRPDLKIATEDLGKNVAIALAKDELIVGLGAQVPFDQGVTEARLAAGALIGKEAPAYVALSALPVDHSNVLEAWKQVYHEDAPKDIQDSYKQ; via the coding sequence ATGATGATCCGCAGGCTTCCCATCGTGGCCCTGGCCGCAGCCCTGTCACTTTCCCTTGCATCCTGCAGCAGTTCAACAACGGCAACATCAAACGCCCCCGACGCCGGTGTGTCCGAGAAGGCCCAGCAGGCCCTCGACAAGATCAAGGGGCAGGTCCTGAGCAAGGGCCCCAACGGCGAGACGCCCTCGCCGGCGTCCGTCGCGGATCTGACTCCCGAGGAGATCGAGAAGGTCAAGGGTCTCAACGCCAAAGCCGCAATCGTGATGCACTATGGCGGCAACGACTGGGCCAACGCCCAGGTGAACGGGCTCAAGAGCGAATTCGAAAAGCTCGGGGTCAAGGTCATCGCCACCACCGACGCGAACTTCAAGCCGGACAAGCAGGTCTCGGACATCGAGACTGTCATGACGCAGGATCCGGACATCATCGTTTCCATCCCCACGGACCCCGTGGCCACCGCCTCCGCGTACAAGAAGGCCGCCGAAGCGGGCACGAAGCTCGTCTTCATGGACAACATTCCCCAAGGACTGACCGCCGGCAAGGACTACGTCTCTGTTGTTTCCGCTGACAACTACGGCAACGGCGTCGTCTCTGCGCACCAGATGGCAAAAGCGCTTGGGGGCAAGGGCAAGATCGGCCTCGTCTTCCACCAGGCTGACTTCTTCGTCACCAAGCAGCGCTATGACGGCTTCAAGGAAACCATCACCAAGGAATACCCGGACATCCAGATCGTCGAGGAAAAGGGTATTGCCGGGCCGGACTTCGCTGGAGACGCCCAGGCTGCCGCCAACGCAATGCTTAGCAAGTACCCTGACCTGGCCGGAATCTGGGCCGTGTGGGATGTCCCCGCAGAGGGTGTCATGGCTGCCGCCCGCGCCGCCGGCCGCCCGGACCTGAAGATCGCCACGGAGGACCTCGGCAAGAATGTCGCCATCGCCCTGGCCAAGGACGAACTCATCGTCGGCCTCGGAGCACAGGTTCCGTTCGACCAGGGTGTGACAGAGGCACGGCTGGCTGCCGGCGCGCTCATCGGCAAGGAAGCACCCGCCTACGTGGCGCTGAGCGCCCTCCCGGTGGACCACTCCAACGTCCTGGAAGCCTGGAAGCAGGTCTACCACGAGGATGCCCCGAAGGACATCCAGGACTCCTACAAGCAGTAG
- a CDS encoding sugar ABC transporter ATP-binding protein produces MNTADNVVEMRSISKGFNGVSVLKDVSFDVRKGEVHALAGGNGAGKSTLMKILQGVYQADAGEILIGGKPAAINSIQDAKAAGIGMVFQEFSLVPSLTVAQNIFLAAEPLGRGGLIDDRTAVKRAREVFSEMEVDVDPRAEVSRLGTAYWQLTEIAKALAQNAQVLIMDEPTASLARHESEALFELIDRLKQRGISIIYISHRMDEVYRLADRITILRDGRHLLTAPLTDVTPEQIVEGIVGKKIEGQLSYRERDHVAHDGAPLLEVRGLNAGNRVRDVSFTLRPGEILGLAGLMGSGRTELARALFGIDKVDSGDVLLRGKKVNLASPQQAINAGVALIPEDRRAQGLVLEHSVQDNLLLPLLGQIQRGPLLDGGKGKELSSSLIKRFAVKVAHPNRPVRLLSGGNQQKVVIAKWLGTDPDILILDEPTAGVDIGTKSEILDMIRELASAGKAVIVISSEYPELLAVSDRVLVLKDGSIIRDIPRSEIADEEYLQLAVQGV; encoded by the coding sequence ATGAACACCGCAGACAATGTCGTCGAAATGCGCTCGATCTCCAAGGGCTTCAACGGCGTTTCCGTGCTGAAGGACGTCAGCTTCGACGTCCGGAAGGGCGAGGTCCACGCACTCGCCGGCGGCAATGGCGCCGGGAAGTCCACGCTCATGAAGATCCTCCAGGGTGTGTACCAAGCAGACGCTGGAGAGATCCTCATAGGCGGGAAGCCAGCCGCCATCAACTCGATCCAGGACGCAAAGGCCGCCGGGATCGGGATGGTCTTCCAGGAATTCAGCCTGGTACCGAGCCTGACCGTTGCACAGAACATCTTCCTCGCTGCCGAACCGCTCGGCAGGGGCGGGCTCATCGACGACCGCACCGCGGTGAAACGGGCCAGGGAGGTCTTCTCCGAGATGGAGGTCGACGTCGACCCCCGCGCGGAGGTCTCCCGGCTCGGAACTGCCTACTGGCAGCTGACCGAGATCGCCAAGGCCCTGGCACAGAACGCCCAGGTCCTGATCATGGACGAACCCACTGCCAGCCTGGCCCGGCACGAGTCCGAGGCGCTCTTCGAACTGATCGACCGCCTCAAGCAGCGCGGCATTTCGATCATCTACATCTCGCACCGCATGGACGAGGTGTACCGGCTGGCGGACCGGATCACCATCCTTCGCGATGGCCGCCACCTCCTCACCGCGCCTCTGACGGACGTAACTCCCGAGCAGATCGTCGAAGGCATCGTGGGCAAGAAGATCGAAGGCCAGCTCTCCTACCGGGAGCGGGACCACGTGGCCCACGACGGCGCGCCGCTGCTGGAAGTCCGCGGGCTTAACGCCGGGAACCGGGTGCGGGACGTTTCCTTCACGCTCCGGCCCGGCGAAATCCTCGGCCTGGCAGGGCTGATGGGAAGCGGACGCACCGAGCTGGCCCGAGCCCTCTTCGGCATAGACAAAGTGGACAGCGGTGACGTCCTCCTGCGGGGCAAGAAGGTCAACCTTGCCTCGCCACAGCAGGCCATCAACGCCGGCGTCGCCCTCATCCCGGAGGACCGCAGGGCCCAAGGCCTCGTCCTGGAGCACTCCGTCCAAGACAACCTGCTCCTGCCGCTGCTCGGACAGATCCAGCGGGGACCACTCCTGGACGGCGGCAAAGGCAAGGAATTGTCCTCCTCCCTTATCAAGCGTTTCGCAGTCAAGGTGGCCCACCCCAACCGCCCGGTGCGGCTCCTCTCGGGCGGCAACCAGCAGAAGGTGGTTATCGCCAAATGGCTGGGCACCGATCCGGACATCCTGATCCTGGATGAGCCCACGGCCGGCGTGGACATCGGCACCAAAAGCGAAATCCTGGACATGATCCGGGAGCTGGCCAGTGCAGGCAAGGCCGTCATCGTCATCTCCTCCGAGTATCCCGAACTACTCGCGGTCAGCGACCGCGTCCTCGTCCTCAAGGACGGCTCCATCATCCGCGACATTCCCCGCAGCGAGATCGCTGACGAGGAATATCTCCAACTTGCAGTCCAGGGAGTCTGA
- a CDS encoding ABC transporter permease, giving the protein MSKANTIAPRDTAARNFGTVLKELDWRRYVIYIGFVVVFIFFAILLRDQGFLSPNNLLNIFRQTATITVIAVGMTYVIACAEIDLSVGSVAGLSSVCTAMALSQFGLVPGILAGLAVGLVVGSINGALVSLLGIPSFLVTLGMLGIAVGVAQWITASAPQPILNDTFNMLFGSGNFGPVPGLVVWSAIFVAIGAVVLNRTRFGRQVLATGGNRNAADFTGINTKRIKFQVLLISAMAASVAGMLYAGRLQSGRFQWGSGDELSAIAAVILGGTSLFGGFGSIIGTLFGALLIGLINNGLILAGLDSSQQQVVRGAIIILAVAMARKK; this is encoded by the coding sequence GTGAGCAAGGCAAACACCATCGCGCCCCGGGACACCGCGGCCCGCAATTTCGGCACCGTCCTGAAAGAACTCGACTGGCGGCGCTACGTCATCTACATCGGCTTCGTCGTCGTCTTCATCTTCTTCGCCATCCTGCTGCGCGACCAGGGCTTCCTGTCGCCCAACAACCTGCTGAACATCTTCCGGCAGACGGCCACCATCACCGTCATCGCCGTCGGCATGACCTATGTGATCGCATGTGCGGAGATCGACCTGAGCGTCGGATCCGTGGCCGGTCTCTCCAGCGTCTGCACCGCGATGGCGCTGTCCCAGTTTGGCCTGGTCCCCGGGATCCTGGCGGGCCTCGCCGTCGGACTGGTGGTCGGATCAATCAATGGCGCGCTTGTCAGCCTCCTCGGCATCCCGTCCTTCCTGGTGACGCTCGGCATGCTGGGGATAGCAGTGGGCGTCGCCCAATGGATCACCGCCTCGGCGCCCCAGCCGATCCTGAACGACACCTTCAACATGCTGTTCGGATCCGGCAACTTCGGCCCCGTTCCAGGGCTGGTGGTCTGGAGTGCAATCTTTGTTGCCATCGGCGCCGTCGTACTGAACCGCACCCGGTTCGGCCGCCAGGTCCTGGCCACGGGAGGCAACCGCAACGCCGCGGACTTCACCGGCATCAACACCAAGCGCATCAAATTCCAGGTCCTCCTGATCTCGGCCATGGCGGCAAGCGTCGCCGGCATGCTCTACGCCGGCCGCCTCCAGTCCGGACGGTTCCAGTGGGGATCGGGAGACGAACTCTCCGCAATCGCCGCCGTCATCCTGGGTGGAACCAGTCTCTTCGGCGGATTCGGCTCCATCATCGGCACCCTCTTCGGCGCCCTGCTGATCGGCCTGATCAACAACGGGCTGATCCTCGCCGGACTCGACAGCAGCCAGCAGCAGGTTGTCCGCGGCGCCATCATCATCCTGGCCGTCGCCATGGCCCGGAAGAAATAG
- a CDS encoding sugar phosphate isomerase/epimerase family protein, whose protein sequence is MKLGYCSITWGGVVGHAQGVTSVKDLFYLTHGSMKDAVQDIASVGYEGVEMFDGNLAEYAEKPEELKEILSSSGVSLTSVYTGANFIYADILPDELHRIHRAAELAANFGAERLVVGGGARRAAGTTEEDYRRLGSALDSVTDIAESFGLSASYHPHLTTIVESPDELDKLMPLTRIGFCPDTAHLAAGGADPAAVIRKYPDRIRHVHLKDLRKDPFSFLPLGQGELDFPDILAAIRESGYDSWLMVELDGYDGDPREAAEISKKYLEKLL, encoded by the coding sequence ATGAAACTCGGTTACTGTTCCATCACCTGGGGCGGCGTGGTGGGCCACGCCCAAGGCGTGACGAGCGTCAAGGACCTCTTTTACCTCACCCACGGATCCATGAAGGACGCCGTCCAGGACATCGCCTCCGTCGGCTACGAGGGTGTTGAGATGTTCGACGGCAACCTCGCGGAATACGCGGAGAAGCCAGAGGAGCTCAAAGAAATCCTGAGCAGCTCCGGAGTCTCCCTGACAAGCGTCTACACGGGGGCGAACTTCATCTACGCAGATATCCTTCCCGACGAGCTGCACCGGATCCACCGGGCAGCCGAGCTGGCCGCGAACTTCGGAGCTGAACGGCTCGTGGTTGGCGGGGGAGCACGGCGCGCGGCCGGAACCACTGAAGAGGACTACCGCCGCCTCGGCAGCGCCCTGGACAGCGTCACGGACATCGCCGAAAGCTTCGGGCTGTCGGCGAGCTACCATCCACACCTGACCACCATCGTGGAGAGCCCGGACGAGCTGGACAAGCTCATGCCGCTCACGCGGATCGGGTTCTGCCCCGACACCGCCCATCTTGCAGCCGGCGGAGCAGATCCCGCCGCCGTCATCCGGAAGTACCCCGACAGGATCCGGCACGTCCACCTCAAGGACCTCCGGAAAGACCCATTTTCCTTCCTGCCCCTGGGGCAGGGGGAACTCGACTTCCCGGACATCCTCGCGGCCATCCGGGAGAGCGGCTACGACAGCTGGCTCATGGTCGAACTGGACGGCTACGACGGGGATCCCCGGGAAGCGGCCGAGATCAGCAAGAAGTACCTCGAGAAACTCCTCTGA
- a CDS encoding levoglucosan dehydrogenase: MQNLNVGLIGGGFMGKAHSLAYAAMPMFFWPAPALPVRKVIAEANPELAAEAARRFGFENSTSDWRSIIDDPDIHVVDIATPNHLHAEIAIAAAEAGKHIICEKPLARTGEESKAMYDAVKDKNIVHMVAFNYRRTPAVALAKKYIEEGAIGRILSFRGTYLQDWSADPNSPLSWRFQKSIAGSGALGDIATHVIDMARYLVGEFSAVNAVLSTWIPERPLQSGGADALGTVRGGEGPKGPVDVDDEVMTMIRFANGAVGSVEATRNAHGRNNYITFEIHGTEGSIVFNYERRDELQVAFASDQADRRGFRTVYTGPAHPYGEGLWPIPALGIGYGETKIIEAHDFFKAIAEGGSVSPSFADGYQVALIDDAIVESAAKESWVDVPQISA; encoded by the coding sequence ATGCAGAACCTCAACGTCGGCCTCATCGGAGGCGGCTTCATGGGCAAGGCCCACTCCCTGGCTTATGCCGCCATGCCCATGTTCTTCTGGCCCGCCCCGGCTCTGCCGGTCCGCAAGGTCATCGCTGAGGCCAACCCGGAACTGGCTGCAGAAGCGGCCCGCCGCTTCGGCTTCGAGAACTCCACCTCGGACTGGCGCAGCATCATCGACGATCCGGACATCCACGTCGTAGACATTGCCACGCCGAACCACCTCCATGCCGAAATCGCGATCGCCGCGGCCGAGGCAGGCAAGCACATCATCTGCGAGAAGCCCCTTGCCCGCACGGGCGAGGAATCAAAAGCCATGTACGACGCAGTCAAGGACAAGAACATCGTCCACATGGTTGCCTTCAACTACCGCCGGACTCCCGCCGTCGCGCTGGCCAAGAAGTACATCGAGGAAGGCGCCATCGGCCGCATCCTCAGCTTCCGAGGCACCTACCTCCAGGACTGGAGCGCGGACCCCAACTCCCCGCTGTCCTGGCGGTTCCAGAAGTCCATCGCAGGTTCCGGCGCCCTTGGCGACATCGCCACACACGTCATCGATATGGCCCGCTACCTCGTGGGCGAGTTCAGTGCCGTCAATGCCGTCCTGTCCACCTGGATTCCGGAGCGGCCGCTGCAGTCCGGCGGAGCTGACGCACTCGGCACCGTACGGGGCGGGGAGGGCCCCAAGGGCCCGGTCGACGTCGATGACGAGGTCATGACCATGATCCGCTTCGCCAACGGCGCCGTAGGATCCGTGGAAGCGACCCGCAACGCCCACGGCAGGAACAACTACATCACTTTCGAAATCCACGGAACCGAAGGCAGCATCGTCTTCAACTACGAACGGCGCGACGAACTGCAGGTGGCCTTCGCCTCCGACCAGGCCGACCGCCGCGGGTTCCGCACCGTCTACACCGGGCCGGCGCACCCCTACGGAGAAGGACTCTGGCCCATCCCGGCGCTCGGCATCGGTTACGGCGAAACGAAGATCATCGAAGCGCATGACTTCTTCAAGGCCATCGCAGAAGGAGGCAGCGTAAGCCCCAGCTTCGCGGACGGCTACCAGGTCGCCCTGATCGACGATGCGATTGTCGAATCGGCGGCCAAAGAATCCTGGGTTGACGTTCCGCAGATCAGCGCGTGA